The following proteins are co-located in the Lacticaseibacillus paracasei subsp. paracasei genome:
- a CDS encoding ABC transporter ATP-binding protein — translation MAVLEVHGLHQYFEQGTVNENHALKGIDLSLERGEFVAIIGGNGAGKSTLLNSIAGTLPVSQGQILINGKDVTYQNVAKRAKVIARVFQDPRSGTASLLTIEQNLALAEKRGSWRNFWASGVKRSDRQHFKEKLATLGLGLENRLGAEMGLLSGGQRQAVTLLMATLKEPALLLLDEHTAALDPQTSATVMALTDKMVRAQHTTTLMITHNMASALKYGDRLIMLDHGEIAVDVRGEEKQHLTVEDLLTMFKERSGQEFADDAVLLS, via the coding sequence ATGGCCGTACTTGAAGTGCATGGACTTCATCAGTATTTTGAACAAGGAACCGTGAACGAGAATCACGCGCTGAAAGGCATTGATCTCAGTCTTGAACGCGGGGAGTTCGTCGCGATTATTGGTGGCAACGGCGCAGGTAAATCAACGTTGCTGAACAGTATCGCTGGTACGCTCCCGGTTAGTCAGGGGCAGATTTTGATTAACGGTAAGGACGTGACCTATCAAAATGTTGCTAAGCGGGCGAAGGTAATTGCTCGAGTCTTTCAGGATCCGCGTTCCGGCACCGCCTCGTTGCTGACAATCGAACAGAATTTGGCATTGGCCGAAAAACGCGGCTCTTGGCGTAACTTTTGGGCCAGTGGGGTCAAACGGAGTGATCGCCAACATTTTAAGGAAAAATTGGCGACCCTTGGATTGGGCCTTGAGAATCGCCTGGGTGCCGAAATGGGCTTGCTTTCTGGCGGTCAACGACAGGCAGTAACCTTGCTGATGGCTACTTTAAAAGAACCGGCGTTGTTATTGCTTGACGAACACACAGCAGCGCTCGATCCGCAGACAAGCGCTACCGTCATGGCTTTGACTGATAAAATGGTTCGCGCGCAACATACGACAACTTTGATGATCACACACAACATGGCCAGTGCACTGAAATATGGTGATCGCCTAATCATGCTGGATCATGGTGAAATTGCTGTTGATGTCCGTGGCGAGGAAAAACAGCACCTGACCGTCGAAGACTTATTGACGATGTTTAAAGAACGCAGTGGACAAGAGTTTGCCGATGATGCTGTTTTGTTGAGTTAA